In Triticum aestivum cultivar Chinese Spring chromosome 5B, IWGSC CS RefSeq v2.1, whole genome shotgun sequence, the following proteins share a genomic window:
- the LOC123115771 gene encoding uncharacterized protein, whose translation MSTAVTPSAPFRSDTIEPLTGSNFPRWKSQVELCLGCNEFDYALREEKPVAPVAGVTGYAELKEYDVKMEKWNKSNHIALLIMKATILPDISEALPKKDTAKDFLTEMEEQFKGSDKVYAHELFAKLLQKYTIDGNVRQHILRVVNAFTKLKALECSLSEALLVIIILESLPEEFEQFKVNYNSLKEKWPLSEMTARIVQEEERIMRQKKDHVFHVGSNKRKHDGQGFPKPQKRQVKKEGTKPFNPKAFKGKEAGGSSSAPSSSTAGENACNFCKEEGHYQRDCPGFLKWMNKRGIRYDPNHKRRNKKA comes from the exons ATGTCCACTGCCGTGACAC CTTCCGCTCCATTCCGGTCCGACACGATCGAACCACTTACGGGGAGTAACTTTCCTCGTTGGAAGTCCCAAGTCGAATTATGTTTGGGTTGTAATGAATTTGACTATGCCTTGAGGGAAGAAAAACCTGTGGCACCTGTGGCAGGTGTCACAGGGTATGCAGAACTCAAGGAGTATGATGTTAAGATGGAAAAGTGGAATAAGTCCAACCATATTGCGCTTCTCATCATGAAAGCGACAATATTGCCGGACATTTCTGAAGCACTCCCTAAGAAAGATACTGCTAAAGATTTCCTCACTGAAATGGAGGAGCAATTTAAAGGCTCCGACAAAGTGTATGCTCATGAGCTTTTTGCTAAACTTCTTCAGAAATACACTATTGATGGAAATGTTAGGCAGCACATATTGAGGGTGGTAAATGCTTTCACCAAGCTTAAGGCTTTGGAGTGTTCTTTAAGTGAAGCCCTTCTTGTCATAATTATTCTTGAGTCTCTTCCTGAAGAGTTTGAACAATTTAAGGTCAACTATAACTCTCTAAAGGAAAAATGGCCACTCTCTGAGATGACCGCAAGGATCGTCCAGGAGGAAGAAAGGATCATGAGGCAGAAAAAAGACCATGTCTTTCATGTTGGCTCTAACAAGAGAAAGCATGACGGACAAGGTTTCCCTAAGCCTCAGAAAAGGCAAGTCAAGAAAGAAGGCACTAAGCCATTCAACCCCAAGGCATTCAAGGGTAAAGAAGCCGGTGGTTCTTCTTCTGCTCCTAGCAGCTCCACTGCTGGAGAAAATGCTTGTAACTTCTGCAAAGAAGAGGGACACTATCAAAGGGACTGCCCAGGCTTTCTAAAATGGATGAACAAAAGAG GGATTCGATACGATCCAAACCAtaagaggaggaacaagaaagctTAA